The proteins below are encoded in one region of Equus przewalskii isolate Varuska chromosome 1, EquPr2, whole genome shotgun sequence:
- the ACIN1 gene encoding apoptotic chromatin condensation inducer in the nucleus isoform X11, with translation MSPADRRRSANTIEPATTSSLALILLLLQRDQSSRTRGLPEEKEEVTMETSENRPENEVPEPPMPSADQVSNDDRPEGSAEDEEKKESSLPKSFKRKISVVSATKGVPAGNSDTEGGQPGRKRRWGASTATTQKKPSISITTESLKSLIPDIKPLAGQEAVVDLHADDSRISEDETERNGDDGTHDKGLKICRTVTQVVPAEGQENGQREEEEEEKEPEAEPPIPPQVSVEVALPPPVEHEVKKVTLGDTLTRRSISQQKSGVSITIDDPVRTAQVPSPPRGKISNIVHISNLVRPFTLGQLKELLGRTGTLVEEAFWIDKIKSHCFVTYSTVEEAVATRTALHGVKWPQSNPKFLCADYAEQDELDYRRGLLVDRPSETKTEEQGVPRPLHPPPPPPAQPPQHPRAEQREQERAVREQWAEREREMERRERTRSEREWDRDKVREGPRSRSRSRDRRRKERAKSKEKKSEKKEKAQEEPPAKLLDDLFRKTKAAPCIYWLPLTDSQIVQKEAERAERAKEREKRRKEQEEEEQKEREKEAERERTRQLEREKRREHSRERDRERERDRERDRGDRERDRERDRERGRERDRRDTKRHSRSRSRSTPVRDRGGRR, from the exons ATGTCTCCGGCTGATCGCCGCCGCTCCGCCAATACAATAGAGCCAGCCACTACCAGCAGCCTGGCCctcatcctccttctcctccagagAGACCAATCCAGCCGAACTCGGGGTTTGCC tgaggagaaggaggaagtgaccatggagacaagtgaaaacagACCTGAAAATGAGGTTCCAGAGCCCCCCATGCCTAGTGCAGACCAAGTCAGCAATGATGACCGCCCAGAGGGCAGTGCCGAagatgaggagaagaaagag AGCTCGCTGCCCAAATCATTCAAGAGGAAGATCTCCGTTGTCT CAGCTACCAAGGGGGTGCCAGCTGGAAACAGTGATACagaggggggccagcctggtcggAAGCGGCGTTGGGGAGCCAGCACAGCCACCACACAGAAGAAACCCTCCATCAGTATCACCACTGAATCCCTCAAG AGCCTCATCCCCGACATCAAACCCCTGGCGGGGCAGGAGGCTGTTGTGGATCTTCATGCTGATGACTCCCGAATCTCTGAGGATGAAACAGAGCGTAATGGTGACGATGGGACCCATGACAAGGGGCTGAAAATATGCCGGACCGTCACTCAG GTAGTACCTGCAGAGGGCCAGGAGaatgggcagagggaagaggaggaagaagagaaggagcctGAGGCAGAACCCCCTATACCTCCCCAGGTTTCAGTAGAGGTGGCCTTGCCCCCACCTGTGGAGCATGAAGTAAAGAAAG TGACTTTAGGAGACACCTTAACTCGACGTTCCATTAGCCAGCAGAAGTCTGGAGTTTCCATTACAATTGATGACCCAGTCCGAACTGCTCAggtgccctccccaccccgggGCAAGATCAGTAACATCGTCCACATCTCCAATCTG GTTCGTCCTTTCACTTTAGGCCAACTGAAGGAATTGCTGGGCCGTACAGGAACTCTGGTGGAAGAGGCCTTCTGGATTGACAAGATCAAATCCCACTGCTTTGTAACG TACTCAACAGTAGAGGAAGCAGTTGCCACCCGCACTGCTCTACATGGGGTCAAGTGGCCCCAGTCCAATCCCAAATTCCTTTGTGCTGACTACGCTGAGCAAGATGAG CTGGATTATCGCCGAGGCCTCTTGGTGGACCGTCCCTCTGAAACTAAGACAGAGGAGCAGGGGGTTCCTCGGcccctgcaccccccacccccacccccagcccagccaccaCAGCATCCccgggcagagcagagggagcaggagcggGCAGTGCGGGAACAGTGGGCAGAGCGGGAACGGGAAATGGAGCGGCGGGAGCGAACTCGATCAGAGCGTGAATGGGATCGGGACAAAGTTCGAGAAGGGCCCCGTTCCCGATCTCGGTCCCGTGACCGCCGCCGCAAGGAACGTGCGAAgtctaaagaaaagaagagtgagaagaaaG AGAAAGCTCaggaggaaccacctgccaagcttcTGGACGACCTTTTCCGGAAGACCAAGGCAGCTCCCTGCATCTATTGGCTCCCGCTGACTGACAGCCAG ATTGTCCAGAAGGAGGCCGAGCGGGCTGAACGGGCCAAGGAGCGCGAGAAGCGGCgaaaggagcaggaagaagaagagcagaaggagcgggagaaggaagcagagcgGGAACGGACCCGACAGCTGGAGCGGGAGAAGCGGCGGGAGCACAGCCgagagagggacagggagagagagcgGGACAGGGAGCGGGACAGGGGGGATCGAGAGCGGGATAGGGAAAGGGACCGCGAGCGAGGCAGGGAGAGGGACCGCAGAGACACCAAGCGCCACAGCAGGAGCCGGAGTCGGAGCACACCTGTGCGGGACCGGGGCGGGCGCCGCTAG
- the ACIN1 gene encoding apoptotic chromatin condensation inducer in the nucleus isoform X12, whose protein sequence is MLSESKEGEEKEEVTMETSENRPENEVPEPPMPSADQVSNDDRPEGSAEDEEKKESSLPKSFKRKISVVSATKGVPAGNSDTEGGQPGRKRRWGASTATTQKKPSISITTESLKSLIPDIKPLAGQEAVVDLHADDSRISEDETERNGDDGTHDKGLKICRTVTQVVPAEGQENGQREEEEEEKEPEAEPPIPPQVSVEVALPPPVEHEVKKVTLGDTLTRRSISQQKSGVSITIDDPVRTAQVPSPPRGKISNIVHISNLVRPFTLGQLKELLGRTGTLVEEAFWIDKIKSHCFVTYSTVEEAVATRTALHGVKWPQSNPKFLCADYAEQDELDYRRGLLVDRPSETKTEEQGVPRPLHPPPPPPAQPPQHPRAEQREQERAVREQWAEREREMERRERTRSEREWDRDKVREGPRSRSRSRDRRRKERAKSKEKKSEKKEKAQEEPPAKLLDDLFRKTKAAPCIYWLPLTDSQIVQKEAERAERAKEREKRRKEQEEEEQKEREKEAERERTRQLEREKRREHSRERDRERERDRERDRGDRERDRERDRERGRERDRRDTKRHSRSRSRSTPVRDRGGRR, encoded by the exons atgttatcAGAAAGCAAAGAAGG tgaggagaaggaggaagtgaccatggagacaagtgaaaacagACCTGAAAATGAGGTTCCAGAGCCCCCCATGCCTAGTGCAGACCAAGTCAGCAATGATGACCGCCCAGAGGGCAGTGCCGAagatgaggagaagaaagag AGCTCGCTGCCCAAATCATTCAAGAGGAAGATCTCCGTTGTCT CAGCTACCAAGGGGGTGCCAGCTGGAAACAGTGATACagaggggggccagcctggtcggAAGCGGCGTTGGGGAGCCAGCACAGCCACCACACAGAAGAAACCCTCCATCAGTATCACCACTGAATCCCTCAAG AGCCTCATCCCCGACATCAAACCCCTGGCGGGGCAGGAGGCTGTTGTGGATCTTCATGCTGATGACTCCCGAATCTCTGAGGATGAAACAGAGCGTAATGGTGACGATGGGACCCATGACAAGGGGCTGAAAATATGCCGGACCGTCACTCAG GTAGTACCTGCAGAGGGCCAGGAGaatgggcagagggaagaggaggaagaagagaaggagcctGAGGCAGAACCCCCTATACCTCCCCAGGTTTCAGTAGAGGTGGCCTTGCCCCCACCTGTGGAGCATGAAGTAAAGAAAG TGACTTTAGGAGACACCTTAACTCGACGTTCCATTAGCCAGCAGAAGTCTGGAGTTTCCATTACAATTGATGACCCAGTCCGAACTGCTCAggtgccctccccaccccgggGCAAGATCAGTAACATCGTCCACATCTCCAATCTG GTTCGTCCTTTCACTTTAGGCCAACTGAAGGAATTGCTGGGCCGTACAGGAACTCTGGTGGAAGAGGCCTTCTGGATTGACAAGATCAAATCCCACTGCTTTGTAACG TACTCAACAGTAGAGGAAGCAGTTGCCACCCGCACTGCTCTACATGGGGTCAAGTGGCCCCAGTCCAATCCCAAATTCCTTTGTGCTGACTACGCTGAGCAAGATGAG CTGGATTATCGCCGAGGCCTCTTGGTGGACCGTCCCTCTGAAACTAAGACAGAGGAGCAGGGGGTTCCTCGGcccctgcaccccccacccccacccccagcccagccaccaCAGCATCCccgggcagagcagagggagcaggagcggGCAGTGCGGGAACAGTGGGCAGAGCGGGAACGGGAAATGGAGCGGCGGGAGCGAACTCGATCAGAGCGTGAATGGGATCGGGACAAAGTTCGAGAAGGGCCCCGTTCCCGATCTCGGTCCCGTGACCGCCGCCGCAAGGAACGTGCGAAgtctaaagaaaagaagagtgagaagaaaG AGAAAGCTCaggaggaaccacctgccaagcttcTGGACGACCTTTTCCGGAAGACCAAGGCAGCTCCCTGCATCTATTGGCTCCCGCTGACTGACAGCCAG ATTGTCCAGAAGGAGGCCGAGCGGGCTGAACGGGCCAAGGAGCGCGAGAAGCGGCgaaaggagcaggaagaagaagagcagaaggagcgggagaaggaagcagagcgGGAACGGACCCGACAGCTGGAGCGGGAGAAGCGGCGGGAGCACAGCCgagagagggacagggagagagagcgGGACAGGGAGCGGGACAGGGGGGATCGAGAGCGGGATAGGGAAAGGGACCGCGAGCGAGGCAGGGAGAGGGACCGCAGAGACACCAAGCGCCACAGCAGGAGCCGGAGTCGGAGCACACCTGTGCGGGACCGGGGCGGGCGCCGCTAG
- the ACIN1 gene encoding apoptotic chromatin condensation inducer in the nucleus isoform X5 — MWRRKYPSSSGGIRGVLSGNRGVDYGSGRGRLSTFEGRWRKLPKMPEAVGTDPSTSRKMAELEEVTLDGKPLQALRVTDLKAALEQRGLAKSGQKSALVKRLKGALMLENLQKHSTPHAAFQPNSQIGEEMSQNSFIKQYLEKQQELLRQRLEREAREAAELEGKSSSVSEEKGESDDEKPRKGERRSSRVRQARAAKLSECSQVVEEEEHQETPSRNLRVRADRNLKTEEEEEEEEEEEEEEEDEETDEGHKSRDAPVLKQFKKEEEEEMPIAKPEEMMDERPQTIRSQEQEGLERGGRVTRSQEEARRSHLARHQQEKEMKTAAPLEEEERAIKSSKGLEEKSKSPSPPRLTEDLEKTPLVLQPEQTASEEETPPPLLTKEASSPPPNTQLQSEEETEPMEGPAPPVLVQLSPPNTDAEARELLISQHTVQSVGGLSPLSSPADTKAESPVEKVPEERVLPLVQKSTLAESSAQKGLETESEKSAQPLPLKFEELAPSKGIPEQSLKQPSLEQKEGRRASHTLLPSHRVKRSADSSSSRSSSSSSSSSRSRSRSPDSSGSESHSPLRSKQRDVSRARTHANPCGRSKMGSRSTSESRSRSRSRSRSASSNSRKSLSPGVSRDSSTSYIETKDPSSGQEVATPPVPQLQVLEPKERTSASSSIRVRRMSQPEPAEKRVTQRLQPERGSPKKCEAEEAEPPAATQPQTSETQTSRLPESERSHHTVEEKEEVTMETSENRPENEVPEPPMPSADQVSNDDRPEGSAEDEEKKESSLPKSFKRKISVVSATKGVPAGNSDTEGGQPGRKRRWGASTATTQKKPSISITTESLKSLIPDIKPLAGQEAVVDLHADDSRISEDETERNGDDGTHDKGLKICRTVTQVVPAEGQENGQREEEEEEKEPEAEPPIPPQVSVEVALPPPVEHEVKKVTLGDTLTRRSISQQKSGVSITIDDPVRTAQVPSPPRGKISNIVHISNLVRPFTLGQLKELLGRTGTLVEEAFWIDKIKSHCFVTYSTVEEAVATRTALHGVKWPQSNPKFLCADYAEQDELDYRRGLLVDRPSETKTEEQGVPRPLHPPPPPPAQPPQHPRAEQREQERAVREQWAEREREMERRERTRSEREWDRDKVREGPRSRSRSRDRRRKERAKSKEKKSEKKEKAQEEPPAKLLDDLFRKTKAAPCIYWLPLTDSQIVQKEAERAERAKEREKRRKEQEEEEQKEREKEAERERTRQLEREKRREHSRERDRERERDRERDRGDRERDRERDRERGRERDRRDTKRHSRSRSRSTPVRDRGGRR, encoded by the exons ATGTGGAGACGGAAATACCCGAGCAGTTCCGGAGGAATCCGGGGAGTTCTGAGTGGTAATCGAGGGGTTGACTATGGCAGTGGGCGGGGTCGGCTCAGTACGTTCGAAGGGCGTTGGCGGAAATTACCGAAGATGCCCGAAGCCGTCGGGACGGACCCGAGTACCTCACGCAAGATGGCGGAGCTGGAGGAGGTGACTCTGGACGGGAAGCCTCTTCAGGCGCTGCGGGTGACCGACCTGAAGGCCGCGCTGGAGCAGCGAGGCCTAGCCAAGAGCGGGCAAAAGAGTGCCCTGGTCAAGCGGCTCAAAGGG GCTCTAATGCTAGAAAATTTACAGAAACACTCAACACCCCATGCTGCATTCCAGCCAAATTCCCAG ATTGGTGAGGAAATGAGCCAGAACAGTTTCATAAAGCAGTATCTGGAAAAGCAGCAGGAGCTACTTAGGCAGCGTCTGGAACGTGAAGCTCGAGAAGCTGCAGAACTTGAAG gAAAAAGCTCCTCTGTTTCTGAAGAGAAAGGTGAATCTGATGATGAGAAaccaaggaaaggagaaagaagatctTCCAGGGTCAGACAG GCAAGAGCAGCTAAACTCTCTGAGTGCAGCCAGGTTGTTGAGGAGGAAGAACAtcaagaaacaccttccagaaaCCTGAGGGTCAGAGCAGATCGAAATTtgaaaacagaggaggaagaagaggaagaggaagaggaagaagaggaggaagaagacgaAGAAACAGATGAGGGACACAAATCTAGGGATGCACCAGTCCTGAAGCAgttcaagaaagaagaggaagaggagatgcCCATTGCAAAACCAGAGGAGATGATGGATGAGAGACCCCAAACCATAAGATCCCAGGAACAGGAGGGAttagagagaggagggagagttACAAGGTCCCAGGAAGAGGCTAGAAGAAGTCATCTGGCCAGACATCagcaggagaaagagatgaaaacagcTGCTCcccttgaggaagaagaaagagcaataaaatcttcaaaaggcTTGGAGGAAAAATCAaagtccccttcccctcctcgATTGACTGAAGATCTGGAGAAGACCCCTCTTGTGCTACAACCAGAGCAAACTGCCAGTGAGGAGGAGACTCCCCCACCTTTACTTACCAAGGAAGCATCTTCTCCACCACCTAATACACAACTCCAgagtgaagaagaaacagagcCCATGGAAGGCCCAGCCCCCCCTGTCCTCGTTCAGTTATCTCCTCCTAATACAGATGCTGAGGCCAGGGAGCTATTAATATCTCAGCATACTGTCCAGTCGGTGGGAGGCCTATCTCCTTTGTCCAGTCCTGCAGACACCAAAGCAGAATCTCCAGTAGAGAAAGTGCCCGAGGAAAGGGTCTTGCCTCTAGTTCAGAAAAGCACACTAGCTGAATCCTCAGCCCAGAAGGGTCTTGAAACTGAATCAGAAAAATCTGCTCAACCACTCCCTCTAAAATTCGAGGAATTAGCACCCTCCAAAGGGATCCCTGAGCAATCTCTGAAACAGCCTTCTTTGGAACAGAAGGAAGGCAGAAGGGCTTCTCATACCCTTCTCCCAAGCCACAGAGTAAAACGATCAGCTGACTCCTCCTCTAGCCGGTCCTCCTCGTCTTCATCTTCCAGTTCTAGATCAAGATCTCGCTCTCCTGACAGCTCAGGCTCTGAGTCTCACTCACCTCTGAGATCCAAGCAGAGAGATGTGTCTCGGGCACGTACTCACGCCAACCCTTGTGGTAGATCCAAGATGGGCTCCAGATCAACATCAGAGTCCAGGTCACGTTCCCGTTCTCGTTCACGTTCAGCGTCAAGCAACAGCAGAAAA TCTCTGAGCCCTGGAGTCTCTAGGGACAGCAGCACCAGCTACATTGAAACCAAAGATCCCTCTTCTGGTCAGGAGGTTGCAACTCCACCAGTGCCACAACTGCAGGTCCTTGAGCCAAAGGAGAGGACTTCTGCCTCATCCTCTATCCGAGTGAGGCGTATGAGCCAACCTGAGCCAGCTGAAAAGCGTGTGACCCAGAGGTTACAGCCTGAGCGG GGGAGCCCAAAGAAGTGCGAAGCTGAAGAGGCAGAGCCACCAGCTGCCACACAGCCCCAAACCTCAGAGACTCAGACCTCTCGCCTACCAGAATCAGAAAGGAGTCATCACACAGT tgaggagaaggaggaagtgaccatggagacaagtgaaaacagACCTGAAAATGAGGTTCCAGAGCCCCCCATGCCTAGTGCAGACCAAGTCAGCAATGATGACCGCCCAGAGGGCAGTGCCGAagatgaggagaagaaagag AGCTCGCTGCCCAAATCATTCAAGAGGAAGATCTCCGTTGTCT CAGCTACCAAGGGGGTGCCAGCTGGAAACAGTGATACagaggggggccagcctggtcggAAGCGGCGTTGGGGAGCCAGCACAGCCACCACACAGAAGAAACCCTCCATCAGTATCACCACTGAATCCCTCAAG AGCCTCATCCCCGACATCAAACCCCTGGCGGGGCAGGAGGCTGTTGTGGATCTTCATGCTGATGACTCCCGAATCTCTGAGGATGAAACAGAGCGTAATGGTGACGATGGGACCCATGACAAGGGGCTGAAAATATGCCGGACCGTCACTCAG GTAGTACCTGCAGAGGGCCAGGAGaatgggcagagggaagaggaggaagaagagaaggagcctGAGGCAGAACCCCCTATACCTCCCCAGGTTTCAGTAGAGGTGGCCTTGCCCCCACCTGTGGAGCATGAAGTAAAGAAAG TGACTTTAGGAGACACCTTAACTCGACGTTCCATTAGCCAGCAGAAGTCTGGAGTTTCCATTACAATTGATGACCCAGTCCGAACTGCTCAggtgccctccccaccccgggGCAAGATCAGTAACATCGTCCACATCTCCAATCTG GTTCGTCCTTTCACTTTAGGCCAACTGAAGGAATTGCTGGGCCGTACAGGAACTCTGGTGGAAGAGGCCTTCTGGATTGACAAGATCAAATCCCACTGCTTTGTAACG TACTCAACAGTAGAGGAAGCAGTTGCCACCCGCACTGCTCTACATGGGGTCAAGTGGCCCCAGTCCAATCCCAAATTCCTTTGTGCTGACTACGCTGAGCAAGATGAG CTGGATTATCGCCGAGGCCTCTTGGTGGACCGTCCCTCTGAAACTAAGACAGAGGAGCAGGGGGTTCCTCGGcccctgcaccccccacccccacccccagcccagccaccaCAGCATCCccgggcagagcagagggagcaggagcggGCAGTGCGGGAACAGTGGGCAGAGCGGGAACGGGAAATGGAGCGGCGGGAGCGAACTCGATCAGAGCGTGAATGGGATCGGGACAAAGTTCGAGAAGGGCCCCGTTCCCGATCTCGGTCCCGTGACCGCCGCCGCAAGGAACGTGCGAAgtctaaagaaaagaagagtgagaagaaaG AGAAAGCTCaggaggaaccacctgccaagcttcTGGACGACCTTTTCCGGAAGACCAAGGCAGCTCCCTGCATCTATTGGCTCCCGCTGACTGACAGCCAG ATTGTCCAGAAGGAGGCCGAGCGGGCTGAACGGGCCAAGGAGCGCGAGAAGCGGCgaaaggagcaggaagaagaagagcagaaggagcgggagaaggaagcagagcgGGAACGGACCCGACAGCTGGAGCGGGAGAAGCGGCGGGAGCACAGCCgagagagggacagggagagagagcgGGACAGGGAGCGGGACAGGGGGGATCGAGAGCGGGATAGGGAAAGGGACCGCGAGCGAGGCAGGGAGAGGGACCGCAGAGACACCAAGCGCCACAGCAGGAGCCGGAGTCGGAGCACACCTGTGCGGGACCGGGGCGGGCGCCGCTAG